The Ictalurus punctatus breed USDA103 unplaced genomic scaffold, Coco_2.0 Super-Scaffold_100056, whole genome shotgun sequence genome has a window encoding:
- the LOC108255282 gene encoding TBC1 domain family member 10A has translation MMEWFMCAFSRTLPWASVLRVWDMFLCDGVKMIFRVGLVVLMSMLGTRDKLKACPGHYETMEVLRAIEPRYMQEGFLVLQVLELQVSAQDVEHEQRTQLKCWKKKRGEPGPKLPQRMHSARAIIATEPHTHQDLRQKPTIMVQYPSIPEEKSELNLRKKRGSLKKNQALIPNPYALPGESKPSQILDIQLLNQENLNLVLPNPPSHPPRLPTMQENQVKETSTSTERLVHRPRIPPSIRNRGNLSLCNIYPSLLLLYTDHLQRGVLTC, from the exons ATGATGGAGTGGTTCATGTGCGCCTTCTCCAGAACTCTGCCCTGGGCCTCGGTCCTCAGAGTGTGGGACATGTTCTTGTGTGACg GAGTGAAAATGATATTCCGTGTGGGCTTGGTGGTGTTGATGTCCATGCTGGGTACTCGGGATAAGCTCAAGGCCTGTCCGGGTCATTATGAGACCATGGAGGTCCTCAGAGCGATTGAGCCTAGATACATGCAGGAGGGCTTCTTAGTGCTCCAG GTTCTGGAGTTGCAGGTATCGGCACAGGACGTGGAACATGAGCAACGCACGCAGCTGAAGTGCTGGAAGAAGAAGCGCGGCGAGCCCGGCCCCAAACTCCCTCAGAGAATGCACAGTGCTCGCGCCATCATAGCCACCGAGCCTCATACACACCAAGACCTCCGCCAGAAACCCACCATTATGGTCCAGTACCCATCGATCCCTGAGGAGAAGTCCGAGCTGAACCTcaggaagaagagagggagcCTGAAGAAAAACCAAGCCCTCATTCCTAACCCCTACGCGCTACCTGGTGAGTCTAAACCTAGTCAGATATTGGACATACAGCTTCTGAACCAGGAAAATCTCAATCTTGTACTTCCAAATCCACCATCGCATCCACCACGGCTCCCTACAATGCAGGAAAatcaggtcaaagagacgagcACTTCTACAGAGCGACTCGTGCATCGTCCTCGAATTCCTCCATCGATAAGAAACCGGGGGAATCTATCCCTCTGCAACATCTATCCCTCCTTACTGCTCCTGTACACGGATCACCTTCAGCGTGGCGTCCTCACCTGCTGA